One Hevea brasiliensis isolate MT/VB/25A 57/8 chromosome 6, ASM3005281v1, whole genome shotgun sequence genomic window, ACTCTCTCGAGTCTCCTTTGTCTTTTTCTTCCTTCAGGTCTGTTCTTCATTTCATTGGATTCTAGTTGCTAAGCTTTACACTGCTTTATTATCCTTGTTTCGTTTTCAGATCTGAATCGATACAGATGATTGTTTTGATTGTGCTTTTGCGTTTGTTGATCGTTATTTATTTTGTAGATCCGATATTTTAAGAATTTGCACAAGTATcggttttttattattattatttttttaatatgaattCGAGTTGTTTTTACAAAGATTCGTGTTTAAGCTCTTCTAAAGAATATGAATCAGTTGATAAATCTGATTCAAATCGGATCAGCTGATGAGTATTAGAAATATATGTGTTGCTTTTGCTGGTTTTAACTTGTACTATccgttaattattattattattttttttattatcgtGCCTAGTTACTGGTATTTTAGATGTTTTTTTAGTATGTTGATTAACTTAGGGACCTGTGCCTCTCTGAGTATGCCTTTGATTTTGTAGTATTACTTGTGGATTTGGCACGTAGATTTGAGCTTGACTTGAATTTCATGTGGTGTACAGGTTTTATTTTGATTGTTCTGGTGACATTTAAGGACTAGCAAAAATGGTAAGTTTGTTTTGTATCCATtagttactctttttttttttttggttgggtGGGGGGGGGCGCGGCTCAGTTAACGAACCTGTTCTTTGGTTTACTTGatggtttatttggaattgttCTTGTTTGTAGGTGAAGTTTACAGCTGAGGAGCTTCGTCGTATTATGGACTTCAAGCACAACATTCGAAACATGTCTGTCATTGCCCATGTCGATCATGGTATAAGTTCTTTTTGTTGTCTTTGTCTTTTATAAGTTgccctaataataataatgacaatAATAATTTTAGTTGGTCAAATTTCATGCATTCCCACCATTTTTCTGCTCAGGGTTTGGTTTTAGAATCATAATAGTGGTTTACTTTTATATGGTTTTGTGAATTTTAATATTGATGATGTGGATTTCAAGCCTAATGTTTGTCTCCATGTGCCAGGTGTATTTACCAGGCTTCTTTAGCTTTTTAAAACTGTTTAATGTTTATTTTGTGGTATTGAACATGTTTTGTGGTGCAGATGCAATTCCTTTTTCAGATTTTTTAATCTCTTTACTGATTTATACTTTGCAGGGAAGTCAACACTTACAGACTCTCTTGTGGCTGCTGCTGGTATCATAGCACAAGAAGTTGCTGGTGATGTCCGAATGACTGATACTCGTCAGGATGAAGCAGAGCGTGGTATTACAATTAAATCTACTGGTATCTCACTCTACTATGAAATGAGTGATGAAGCCCTTAAAAGTTACAAGGGAGAGAGGAATGGAAATGAGTATCTTATCAATCTCATTGATTCCCCTGGACATGTTGACTTTTCATCTGAAGTCACAGCTGCTCTTCGCATTACTGATGGTGCACTCGTGGTGGTTGATTGTGTAGAAGGTGTCTGTGTCCAAACTGAAACTGTTCTCCGTCAGGCCTTGGGTGAAAGGATCAGGCCTGTCTTGACTGTCAACAAGATGGACAGGTGCTTCCTTGAGCTCCAGGTTGATGGAGAGGAGGCTTATCAAACATTCCAGAGGGTCATTGAAAATGCTAATGTCATCATGGCAACTTATGAAGATCCTTTACTTGGTGATTGTCAGGTCTACCCTGAGAAAGGAACTGTTGCTTTTTCTGCTGGTTTGCATGGTTGGGCTTTCACCTTGACAAACTTTGCAAAGATGTATGCCTCAAAATTTGGGGTGGATGAGGCTAAGATGATGGAAAGGCTATGGGGTGAGAACTTTTTTGACCCAGCTACCAAGAAGTGGACTACCAAGAACACTGGCTCTCCAACTTGCAAGCGTGGTTTTGTGCAATTCTGTTATGAGCCCATCAAGCAGATTATCAGTACTTGCATGAATGACCAGAAGGATAAATTGTGGCCAATGTTGCAAAAGCTTGGTGTCACCATGAAGTCTGAGGAGAAGGATTTGATGGGCAAGGCTCTGATGAAGCGTGTTATGCAGACCTGGCTTCCTGCAAGTAATGCTCTCTTGGAAATGATGATCTTCCATCTTCCTTCTCCTGCCAAGGCACAGAAATATCGTGTTGAGAACTTGTATGAGGGTCCTCTTGATGATACTTATGCCACAGCTATCAGGAACTGTGATCCTGAGGGCCCTCTTATGCTTTATGTTTCTAAGATGATTCCAGCTTCCGACAAGGGTAGGTTCTTTGCTTTTGGTCGTGTATTCTCTGGAAAGGTCTCAACTGGTCTAAAGGTCAGGATCATGGGTCCAAACTATGTACCTGGTGAGAAGAAAGACTTGTATGTTAAGAGTGTTCAGAGAACTGTTATTTGGATGGGAAAGAAGCAGGAAACTGTTGAGGATGTCCCTTGTGGTAACACTGTTGCACTGGTTGGTTTGGATCAATATATCACTAAGAATGCAACTTTGACCAATGAGAAGGAAGTTGATGCCCATCCCATTCGTGCTATGAAGTTCTCTGTCTCACCAGTCGTGCGTGTGGCTGTTCAATGTAAGGTTGCATCTGACCTCCCCAAGCTTGTTGAAGGTCTAAAGCGTTTGGCCAAGTCAGATCCTATGGTTGTCTGTACCATTGAGGAGTCTGGGGAGCACATCATTGCTGGTGCAGGAGAACTTCACCTGGAGATATGCTTGAAGGATTTGCAGGAAGATTTCATGGGTGGGGCTGAGATCATCAAGTCGGACCCTGTTGTGTCCTTCCGTGAGACCGTCCTTGAGAAATCTTGCCGTGTGGTGATGAGCAAGTCTCCGAATAAGCACAACCGTCTTTATATGGAGGCAAGGCCTATGGAGGATGGGCTTGCTGAGGCCATTGATGAGGGTCGTATTGGTCCGAGGGATGATCCCAAGGCACGGGCAAAGATATTGTCTGAAGAATTTGGTTGGGATAAGGATCTTGCCAAGAAAATTTGGTGTTTTGGTCCTGAGACTACTGGTCCTAACATGGTTGTTGATATGTGCAAGGGAGTACAGTACCTAAATGAAATAAAGGACTCTGTTGTTGCTGGCTTCCAGTGGGCTTCAAAAGAAGGTGCACTGGCTGAAGAAAACATGAGGGGTATCTGTTTTGAAGTCTGTGATGTGGTTCTTCATGCTGATGCTATTCACAGAGGTGGTGGTCAGGTCATTCCGACTGCTAGGAGGGTTATCTATGCATCACAACTCACAGCCAAGCCTAGGCTTCTTGAGCCAGTTTACTTGGTTGAGATCCAAGCCCCAGAGCAGGCTCTTGGTGGTATTTACAGTGTTCTTAATCAGAAACGTGGCCACGTCTTTGAGGAATTGCAGAGGCCTGGTACCCCCTTGTACAACATCAAGGCATATCTCCCTGTTGTCGAGTCTTTTGGATTCTCTAGTACTTTGAGAGCTGCAACGTCTGGACAGGCTTTCCCACAATGTGTGTTTGATCACTGGGACATGATGTCTTCTGACCCACTTGAAGCAGGGTCTCAGGCAGCACAGCTTGTATCAGACATCCGCAAGAGGAAGGGCTTGAAGGAGCAGATGACTCCTTTATCAGAGTACGAGGACAAACTGTAAGCAATTCATCAAGTTGACAAACTACAGGATTTTGAGCTGCAAAATTTGTTTTTG contains:
- the LOC110644353 gene encoding elongation factor 2, whose protein sequence is MVKFTAEELRRIMDFKHNIRNMSVIAHVDHGKSTLTDSLVAAAGIIAQEVAGDVRMTDTRQDEAERGITIKSTGISLYYEMSDEALKSYKGERNGNEYLINLIDSPGHVDFSSEVTAALRITDGALVVVDCVEGVCVQTETVLRQALGERIRPVLTVNKMDRCFLELQVDGEEAYQTFQRVIENANVIMATYEDPLLGDCQVYPEKGTVAFSAGLHGWAFTLTNFAKMYASKFGVDEAKMMERLWGENFFDPATKKWTTKNTGSPTCKRGFVQFCYEPIKQIISTCMNDQKDKLWPMLQKLGVTMKSEEKDLMGKALMKRVMQTWLPASNALLEMMIFHLPSPAKAQKYRVENLYEGPLDDTYATAIRNCDPEGPLMLYVSKMIPASDKGRFFAFGRVFSGKVSTGLKVRIMGPNYVPGEKKDLYVKSVQRTVIWMGKKQETVEDVPCGNTVALVGLDQYITKNATLTNEKEVDAHPIRAMKFSVSPVVRVAVQCKVASDLPKLVEGLKRLAKSDPMVVCTIEESGEHIIAGAGELHLEICLKDLQEDFMGGAEIIKSDPVVSFRETVLEKSCRVVMSKSPNKHNRLYMEARPMEDGLAEAIDEGRIGPRDDPKARAKILSEEFGWDKDLAKKIWCFGPETTGPNMVVDMCKGVQYLNEIKDSVVAGFQWASKEGALAEENMRGICFEVCDVVLHADAIHRGGGQVIPTARRVIYASQLTAKPRLLEPVYLVEIQAPEQALGGIYSVLNQKRGHVFEELQRPGTPLYNIKAYLPVVESFGFSSTLRAATSGQAFPQCVFDHWDMMSSDPLEAGSQAAQLVSDIRKRKGLKEQMTPLSEYEDKL